In a single window of the Dryobates pubescens isolate bDryPub1 chromosome Z, bDryPub1.pri, whole genome shotgun sequence genome:
- the LOC104296760 gene encoding LOW QUALITY PROTEIN: granzyme A (The sequence of the model RefSeq protein was modified relative to this genomic sequence to represent the inferred CDS: substituted 1 base at 1 genomic stop codon), with amino-acid sequence MALIKGRYAKTICGGALIKEDWVLTAAHCDVHXRSKVILGAHSLKGKRKEKQRQVFQIAKQIPYPCYYPSSKENDIMLLQLQKRAKLGKAVQLIPLPTSDDDPKPGTICTVAGWGKTQNGRNVPSDNLREVNVTVISRKICNDRSHYNNKPVITSNMICAGSKNGGKDSCSGDSGGPLRCNNVMKGITSFGKPNKCGAVDGPGVYTRLTKQYLLWIRKTIGGA; translated from the exons ATGGCCCTAATCAAAGGACGATATGCAAAAACTATTTGTGGAGGAGCTCTGATCAAAGAAGATTGGGTGCTAACAGCTGCCCACTGTGATGT ACATTAGAGGA GCAAGGTTATTCTTGGAGCTCATTcactaaaaggaaaaagaaaagaaaaacaaagacaggTTTTTCAGATCGCAAAACAAATTCCTTACCCATGCTACTATCCCAGTTCTAAAGAAAACGACATTATGCTGCTGCAG CTTCAGAAAAGAGCAAAACTTGGTAAAGCTGTACAACTCATTCCCCTGCCTACTTCAGATGACGATCCTAAACCAGGAACAATTTGCACAGTAGCAGGATGGGGGAAAACTCAAAATGGTCGGAATGTGCCTTCTGATAACCTGAGGGAGGTCAACGTCACTGTCATCAGTAGAAAAATCTGCAATGACAGAAGTCATTATAATAACAAACCTGTTATAACATCCAACATGATCTGTGCAGGGAGTAAGAATGGAGGAAAGGATTCATGTTCT GGGGACTCTGGTGGACCTTTAAGGTGCAACAATGTGATGAAAGGAATCACTTCTTTTGGAAAGCCAAATAAATGTGGTGCTGTTGATGGCCCTGGTGTCTATACTCGACTCACAAAGCAGTACCTTCTGTGGATAAGGAAAACCATAGGCGGAGCCTAA